In Camelina sativa cultivar DH55 chromosome 17, Cs, whole genome shotgun sequence, the genomic stretch NNNNNNNNNNNNNNNNNNNNNNNNNNNNNNNNNNNNNNNNNNNNNNNNNNNNNNNNNNNNNNNNNNNNNNNNNNNNNNNNNNNNNNNNNNNNNNNNNNNNNNNNNNNNNNNNNNNNNNNNNNNNNNNNNNNNNNNNNNNNNNNNNNNNNNNNNNNNNNNNNNNNNNNNNNNNNNNNNNNNNNNNNNNNNNNNNNNNNNNNNNNNNNNNNNNNNNNNNNNNNNNNNNNNNNNNNNNNNNNNNNNNNNNNNNNNNNNNNNNNNNNNNNNNNNNNNNNNNNNNNNNNNNNNNNNNNNNNNNNNNNNNNNNNNNNNNNNNNNNNNNNNNNNNNNNNNNNNNNNNNNNNNNNNNNNNNNNNNNNNNNNNNNNNNNNNNNNNNNNNNNNNNNNNNNNNNNNNNNNNNNNNNNNNNNNNNNNNNNNNNNNNNNNNNNNNNNNNNNNNNNNNNNNNNNNNNNNNNNNNNNNNNNNNNNNNNNNNNNNNNNNNNNNNNNNNNNNNNNNNNNNNNNNNNNNNNNNNNNNNNNNNNNNNNNNNNNNNNNNNNNNNNNNNNNNNNNNNNNNNNNNNNNNNNNNNNNNNNNNNNNNNNNNNNNNNNNNNNNNNNNNNNNNNNNNNNNNNNNNNNNNNNNNNNNNNNNNNNNNNNNNNNNNNNNNNNNNNNNNNNNNNNNNNNNNNNNNNNNNNNNNNNNNNNNNNNNNNNNNNNNNNNNNNNNNNNNNNNNNNNNNNNNNNNNNNNNNNNNNNNNNNNNNNNNNNNNNNNNNNNNNNNNNNNNNNNNNNNNNNNNNNNNNNNNNNNNNNNNNNNNNNNNNNNNNNNNNNNNNNNNNNNNNNNNNNNNNNNNNNNNNNNNNNNNNNNNNNNNNNNNNNNNNNNNNNNNNNNNNNNNNNNNNNNNNNNNNNNNNNNNNNNNNNNNNNNNNNNNNNNNNNNNNNNNNNNNNNNNNNNNNNNNNNNNNNNNNNNNNNNNNNNNNNNNNNNNNNNNNNNNNNNNNNNNNNNNNNNNNNNNNNNNNNNNNNNNNNNNNNNNNNNNNNNNNNNNNNNNNNNNNNNNNNNNNNNNNNNNNNNNNNNNNNNNNNNNNNNNNNNNNNNNNNNNNNNNNNNNNNNNNNNNNNNNNNNNNNNNNNNNNNNNNNNNNNNNNNNNNNNNNNNNNNNNNNNNNNNNNNNNNAAGGTAGTTTACCATGCAAACTTGTAGGATCCAATGTAGCATCAGGCCTCATGCTCCAGAAAAGCAATGCATCGCCCATTCTCGGCTTTACAGAAAGTCCCTTTTTCCCACACTCAGAGAGCTCATTATACCATGGTACAGAACTAAAATTCATATTGGCAGAAGGAAAAACTGTTTCACCGCCTTCTTCAACATCCGACCTGTAGAATAATGGGTTTGGAAGACAAGATTGGTAAATACAAAGAACCTAACAACCTTAAAAACAAAAGCGAAGAGTTGAGAAAATCTTACAGATACATAAGCATTGTAGCCATACGTTGACCTCCATTTTTAGTGTTGAACgtatcaacaaaataatcatAGTGTGGTTCATACTTTTGCCCTGCTTCGTAGTGAAGAACTTGAAGTCCTTCACCATGATCTGCACATTCATCATACAAGAAAAAGATGCACACATTCATAAATGATCTCATTTTGACACTTCATCACAAATATAACAGATGAAACGCATCAATCTATACATGAACAAAATTCCAGAGATAACGAACAGTCCAAAAAAACTGCAATTGATCATTGATCTCATACCTGCTGGAATAAAGGTGTAATCAGCTATTCTTTTCTCAAtggttttaatgattttgtccCTTCCTCTCCTAAGGAAAGTCCCTGAGCTTGTACGCACCCTGAAGGTTTAAcacaaaaaatcatcaaaaacaatCCATAATGCTTTGCTTGATAAATTGTTTTATAGAGAAGATTTATCTGAGACATGATGAAACAATCATCAGACACCGAACCTGCTATCCTTGCTCTTGCCGGTTTGGCTATCTACAACAGTTGACTTCTTCATATGTGGTTTGGCAAGACTGATTAAATATTCACATTCTTCCTTGGACTGgtcaaatcaaatcaatcattcaatcaataaattaatcttcaagttttgatttttaatttggttccaACATGCATCAATTTCTAATTAACAGACTAAAACATCATCAAACTGAAAAACCCAACACACAGATTAGCTTGAACAATGAACAAGACCCATGAGTTGCAGCAATCAAATATTCAATTTAATACAAGAACACTAACCAAGAAGTTATGGTAA encodes the following:
- the LOC104740726 gene encoding probable prolyl 4-hydroxylase 3 (The sequence of the model RefSeq protein was modified relative to this genomic sequence to represent the inferred CDS: added 74 bases not found in genome assembly), encoding MAKVRQSRFQARKWSTLMLVLFMLFMLTIVLLMLLAFGVFSLPITNNNNNDDSSPIDLSYFRRAATERSEGLGTRGDQWTEVLSWEPRAFVYHNFLSKEECEYLISLAKPHMKKSTVVDSQTGKSKDSRVRTSSGTFLRRGRDKIIKTIEKRIADYTFIPADHGEGLQVLHYEAGQKYEPHYDYFVDTFNTKNGGQRMATMLMYLSDVEEGGETVFPSANMNFSSVPWYNELSECGKKGLSVKPRMGDALLFWSMRPDATLDPTSLHGGCPVIRGNKWSSTKWMHVGEYKV